GAAGAGAAACCGAAACCAGAGTCGCGGGTTATCCATGTCGAGCCGAGTAATGCTATCCCGGCAGTCAAGGTTCTCTGCGGCGATTCCAAAGGTAGAGCTGTGGGGCTGTGGAACTGCAAAACACCGGGTATGGCTTTCCTCAATGAAAAATCTTTTCGAGATTATTAGTGCTTTGGCAAGGTGACAAAGCAGAGACCGcagaataaaaatgaatattcaATGCTGCGTGCAGTGCGGCACAAGtgacaaataattatataatacgTGGGCAATAACGTATGTATATACTTTTAGTGTGTCGTATAATTAGTATTGTGTCAGCCACTGCCAGTTTGTCTCCGCTTTCGGGGCGAGCAtaccaacaaacaaacaagcagCTGGAAACAAACATCGGGGGCTAAGCCGATGATTCTGCCTCGAGTCGATCCTCAGCCAGATCAAATCATGTTTTATGAGCAGCTAATTTACTTAACACCTGAAGAACAGACCGTAGTAGCCCGCAGCTAAGCACAGAAAAGATGTGACTTTTATTTGTGTTTCACAGGGCCCCTTCTTTGCCTTTCCCCCCGGCTTTCTGGCATATTCAAGTCACACTCGAATTCTTGGTGGCTGGCTGACGTTCACGGCGTGGGTGTAAATTGGGCATAAAATGCGACCAGTTAATTCATGATACTACCGATTCAGTCAGGTTCGAAGGCATTTTAATTGGTTTCAGGCGGAGCGCGAGCTGCGTCGTCACACGGGGCGTATGAATAATAAATCCCCCCTTCCCTGCTATTTCCAGCCGCCAAAATAGTAATTCAGGTTGCAAAATAACCCGCCCGATCCGAGTCAGATTTTGATTGATCTCCACGATTCGAATCCATTTCGGGGCTTTGATTGGGCTGCTGAAGATGTTGACTATCTTCTGGCTTTATGGCCCGATATGCAAAGTGACCGGCTCTTGGCCGGCGAAGAAATTGGCAAAGTGAAAGGAGTTGACAGATTTCGGTCTGGGCCAGTGTGGGTGGATTGATTAGTATGCATTTCGATGAGTAATCGCTTTTTATATACATGCAGATACACTGGATTGCGAATCGATTCCCAAGCATTTGCTGCGTTCGCAGTCAAAATAAATCAGTCGGGCCAGAAAGTAAATATCCTGTGAATGCTATGTGTTCATTGATGAGGTCTGTGCGTTCTGTGAGATCTGTGAGTTCTGTGAGGCCGCGGAAAAGAAAGAGAAGGAAGCGCAGGCCGAAAGTAAATAAACACCAGATAATAAACCCAAAAAGACAAAGCGCGGGGAACAGCTGATTGCAGCTGATTTCGACTCGGGGGATACGAAGAGAGTTGGCTTCATGTGGCATGTATCTCGGGTATCTTGGGAATACCGGGCGGGTTCCTTCTCCGCGCACTCCCCGGTGTGTGCGGGAGCCATGACGGAAGAGCCAGAAGCTGAAACAGCAGCTAAGGAGCCCAGTGGAGAGggaaaatgaattaaaaatctAATTGCGCCCGCGATGAAACAAAGCACAAAATCCAAGAGGGAGAAGACAATAAAGACgggagcaacaaaaacaaataaaaaagaaaggaagtcaACTTTTGGGTAGACGAAGCTTACATGCCCTTGAAAAGAtttcccaaaaaatataataaaaatacagaatAAAGACAAACTTAGCAATACCATATTAAAACCTTCAAACCATTGTcacataataaaattattaaagctttaaaatgttgcaaaaaaggaagttaaataaataagtttaacGCTCTttgaaaaggtttttaaaatatataataacaCTCAATATAGACAGATTTagtactatatttttaaactttgatCGGAACTTAAAGTCCCAAAGGCTGATGGGTAACtcccaaaaatgtataatcCTTCTTATACCTCGACTGTTCTAACCTCTGTAAAAACCCTTTTACCCTTTTCGAGGGTATGAAGAGGAAAGCAAGGCAAAAGCGAAGCAAAAGCAAAGAAAGGCGGGGGAGGCGGCGAGGGGCGGGCCGGGTGATCGCACTTAGTCGCATTACAGACGCAAAACTCCATGAACCGCGACGCAAGAATAATTACAACAACAGCAGTGGGAGAAGAACCTAGGGTTGGGTTGAGTCTGCCAACCGCAAAGGTCGAATGcagacaacaacagcaataaaatcaacaacaacagcagcagaaacaACAACCACGATGACGATGACGTTGTGAGTTGCACATTGGAGCTGAGAAGACCAAGTCGGGCAGAAATGAGTTTTCAAAGTTTTTCCCACTTCTTGGGGGAGGAAGGGACGCCGAGAGCCCGGGAACGGAGCGAGCAAAGTTAAtgcgaatttaattaaaatgtgcaactagcaacagcagcggcagcggcagcggcagcggcagcggcaatAATAAATTCTAGATGTGAGCATTTTTGTTGCCCAGCAACCAAATTGAGTCGGGCACAAAGAAAAGAATCCAGCAGAGGAATCCGAGGAAGAACAGCGCCTAGACCGGCGAACAAAAAAAACTGCAATCGCACAGGCGCATGCGCAACGttcgcctgtgtgtgtgtgtgtgtgccacaAGGTGTGCGactgtgtgtgcgagtgtatTGCATAAAATTATTTCGGTCTGGTGAATATTAGCAGAGCGTGAAGTTGGCAAATAAGAAATTCAGCTGCAAAAAAGCAGCTAAATTTCattaaacaacaacaagaggaTGAGAAAGAGGCAGCTGCAACGGAGGGAAAGAGAAGCAGAGAGAAAGAAAGGTAATGGGAGGAAGCCGAAGAAAGGTTGTGAGAGAGAAAGGTAACCGATTCAAGGAGATTTTCATATCATATCTTATAGATGAAAGCAATATTTTTGAGACTTTAAAACAGGGAAATGGGTTCAATGGCCGAAGGAAAAGCATTGAATCTCCAAATTATATCATTGCAAAATGCTATAACTCGTATTTGGTTTACAAAAGTTTTCAACTAAAATATAGTAATTTGATTCATTTGTAAATCACTTTGATTTAAATGGAATTGCGGATCAAGTATTGATTGGTGAAAACAATAAGCTTCGTAAATAATTAACTCCCTTTAAAAGCCCTTTGTTGGCTCTACAATTTCTTAAGAAGAATTCACACCTTAAATTTCGCATCTACTACTACTGCTATTGTGAAATACTTTAGCTTTGTTCTAGAATTTCTCACGAGTAAATAAGTTCAAAATCGAAATCCACTCACCATAATTTTCGCTCACAGCCATCTTGACCGATTTCACCACCGAGTGGGTGACCCTGATGGGCTGGCCGAGGATGGTGAAGTTGCCCGGGTTCGTCTGCTGGACGAACATCATGTAGGATATATCCGAGGCCTGCTGCAGATCGTTCCCGGACCGGAGCAGGCCCCGCGGCAACAGGcgctccctgtagatgtcgcactcgccgctgttgttgctcAGCGCGAACTGCAGGCGCACCAGCGTGGGCAGCTGGAGGTCGTGCTGCTGCTTGTACACCTTCTGCACCTTCATGGTGGCCGAGAAGTTGACCCGTCGATCGGCGGACATCGACTTGAAGACGCCCTGGAAGACGGTGGGCGCCGCATAGGCCAACTGGGCGGGATCCCGGGCGGAGCAGTAGCGCTCGGATCGCTGGTGGCCCCAGTGCTTCCGCTGGTGCTTCCTGCGCTGCTTGTTCtgctggttgttgttgctcctgtgctggtgttgctgctccTTCCGTTGATCCTGCCGCTGGCGGCGATGATCGCGCTTGTcctgctgcaactgctgccGGTGGCCGGGGCGATGTTGCTGCCGGCCGAcgctggtgttgctgccgtCCCGCCGACTTCGCGCCGCCTGCTCCTGACTGCGATCCTCCGCCTGGCTGTCTGGCACTTCGAAGGACTCTATCAGATAGCTCTGCACCGCCCGACTGCTGTAGTTGCTCGGCAATCGGGCTAAGCTCTCCTGCTGGTGTGGCTGGTGTTGCTGATGTTGCAGCTGTGATGGTTGGATGTGACGACGCATTTTACTGCTCGCCGCCTCGCTGGGCATGCCATTGTATAATAAGTTATATATTTGACTATTGATTAACGTATTTGGAACATTTTGCAttgactgctgctgctgctgctgttgctgctgctgctgctctggcacggcagcaacatgttgctccTGCTGAGCGGCTGAACTGCTGCCGGCGTCGAATACTGTTGCTGGCTCTAACTTAACATTGCTACGGCTACTAAGACTATTGCTGGTGAGGCTGAGCAGCCTACTTAAGATATTGTtgtcgatgttgctgctgctgctgctgatgctgctgctttcACTGCTCCCGCTGCCATTATCCGAACTCAGTGGTATATAGTAGCTGCTTTCTTCGGCACTGCCTTCCCATAATcttggctgttgctgctgctgcagctgtgTCGCCGCCGACGACAACACACATGTGTTTAGTAGCAACATGTAGCTGATAATTAGCAATATCAATGGCATTAgttgcttttttgtttttagactCCATTTGCGCAAATGTTGCGCATACATGGCGTCCTCcaaagttgttgttgctattgcccCGACTTTATGTACAAAATCTCGATAGcgagtgttgctgctgctgctgctgcgtatTGCTgcgagttgctgctgctgctgctgctgctggggggtTGATGTATCCTCGATCCTGGGTGCTTGCAATCTGCCTAAACGTGACAAATGTATCCTTCGCTGCCTCGTCGCTGTGGCTTGTCGTATTTCCGTTTATCCTGCAAATACTTTCGATAGTTTCGTAGCATTTTGAGCGACAGCAGGGGCGAGAGAGAGACGGACTGTTCGAGGGTGAGAGAGAGGGGGATAGTGTCTTTCGGACTGGTCTAACACAACACTGTATTCCTAGCATTAATTTATGAACACTTGGCCGCACTCGGTTGTTTGATGTtgtcgctgctgttgctgctgctgctgctgttgctgttgctgctgcttttttgGTGACTCATTTTTTGTTATCTGCCCAGAATTTCGCCGCGTTTCACTTGAGCGATCGCTAGGAGTCGACGCACGGCCACGCCCCGCTGCACGCCCCCCAATTGGACGGGCCTAAGGTCGCGTGGCGTTTGATTTTTCCCCCCTTTTCTCGCAGCGCTTTTCTTCACGAGGTTTTTCACGCGCGCGATCGTCTCGTATCGTATCGTATCGTCTCGACTCGGGTTCGGATGCGGATTGGGGCTCGGTTGTACTCGTACTCGAGATACTCGTATTCGGCTTTAGCTTCGGCtgctttgcttttgctgctgctgctgctgtgcttTTGCTCTGCTTTTGCTGCTCTTGTAATTGTAATCCTCGCCGCCAGATATACGATAATGTTTGTCTGGCCGTATACGCGATCTGCCGTCTATATGGCCGTAGCCGTAGTCGCAGTCGTAGTCGCAGCCGTAGTCTGATTCACGAGCAGTCTTTTCTGGCACACACACCGCCGCAGATCGCTGGTGATCtctgatgacgatgatgatggtggtTCGGCGATGATGATGTGCGATATAGCAGACGCGGACACTCACGCGTATCTCACGGATACGGATACACGGACGGggcacacacaacacacacgTCTTCTAATTTTAGACAAAAgtaattataaaagaaaaaacagaGCAGAGTGCGCCGCGTTCAGCTTATACGCATATATATCTTCTACTTTGGCTTTGGCTAGATATATATGCAATACATATGCGTATATACCCGCATCTGTTTGCCTGTATTCGTGCACCTTTTCGCTGTCTGCGTGCTCACTAGCCGATTATATAGAAAAGTCGTCGCAACAGTCGGCTCTAGAGATATActagatatatattttcctgTGCACACATATATGCAACATGGGAACGCACACAGTCACACGCGCGGGCACGAGAATCgatcgtttttgttttatatatctGTGCGTATAGATAAGTATATATAGTTAAGTACATATACCAAGTGCAGACAGAAGTTGATGCTTGGGGAGAGCCAAAATCTGTGACGATGCTCcggctgttgttgttattggtgCCACTGCTGTTTTCTCGGATTTATTCCGCAAAAAGTCCTCGTTTGCCGGGGATCCACCTTTCCGGCGCTTTACCACGCACTCGCAACGAAACCGAAAGTCCTTTTACacgatcgatcgatcgatcgattGGCTGGTTGGGTTCGATTTGTTCGGTGGGTCACTTCGGTTGCTCCAGCTGGTGAAATTCGCTGGGCTTTTTTACTAATTTCGAATCAATTGAACCGACTTTTCACACAGAATTTCACTGATTTCAGAACACCCGGCTGGGTGATCTTTTATCAACGCCCTCTGTGTGTCTGAACAATAATATTTGGCTAACTTTCGGATTGCCGACAATCGCGCGCCCGTTCCGTTGCCGTCGAATGGTTTCTGCGGACTGTCGGTGGAAACTAACTGATTGTGTATGTTggtttaaaattattcttttttcTGCTCCTAACACAGGCGGAATTTCgtataattctttttttatttggggGCACTCGCTCTACGGAGCGACACAGGTCTGCTCGATTTGACGCCGCGAAAACGACTCGAACGTATCTCAGCGATGCAGAGCAGAGCTGAAAAATTCACAGCGTATCTCATGGATACGACTCAAACGTATCTCGCGACTCAAACGTATCTCACTGGTCGGCGTTTGTTCGACTGCGTTCGGGCGGGTTCGAATGTCTTCGGCACCCTCATTTCGCTCAAACACCGAGTTTTCTCTCCAACATTTTCTCAAAGCATCGCAAGCATTTTCTCAACCCTGCACTTTTCTCTCACCGATTGCGAGTGAaccatttatttactttatattAATTGATTGAAGGCGATTTGCGATTAACAAGGggaattttcattatttagtATCGAGGGTGCCAGTAATCTCGAGGGATTTGAAGTCCCATATGGTGTAAGGTGttcaaaagtatgctacaaattttttttttatttttgacagtatgtttaaaaattatttaaagattttggaaggtttaatattgttttaaatatttaagttttaaaaacagtgttttgaaaaaaattcgTTAGCCCTGTCCTCTCTTTATACCCTTTGTCCTTCTCTCATCTTGCTGCCAGGATAATATGTTACCTTTACAAAATTGTAATCGTTTGAATCTCTCAacacttaaaaattttcgTAAAACTAGAAACTGTCGTTACACCTTAAGGTTCAAGCTGAACTAAAATTTCAATCGACTGGGTCGTGTTTTTTATAGGATTCTAACGGCAATGTAACCCGTCCACTAGATAATGATCGATAAGGAGTCAGCTTCTATTGGCGTTCGCAACGATTTGGAATAACTTACTCATAATCGTCGAGCTTCTGATAGGCTACTCTGAATGCTTTCCAGTTGAAGTGTCTTCACTATGATTGCTCATAAGCATAAGCTCAGAGTACGAACCATAAATCAATGAGTCATTCGCGCTTTTTGTCACCAAATCATAAATTAAAGTAACTGTTtccgattttcataaatttattcCAAGTAATTTCCATTTAATCGACATCAGCTAAAGAGAGGTCTAATATTTACTAAGGTGAGCGCCtaaaatacataatatattaatattttgacagTATTCTTTAtgccaatttttttaataggaaaatatagtcataaataaaaataaacgagagattaaaaatctaaaagatTTGTACTTGGTATCTAGATCTATAGATGTGtgtatatacaaataaaataattaattatttgtaaaattaaattaacaattgcATTATTTAAAACGATACTGATTAATACATTACAATTGTCAGTATCAAcataggaaatattttaaatataaatacctCCATTGCTAATCGATCAATCACATTATTAACCCCTGGCAACTGGGCAATCTTAATTCGGTATTGCTTTCATCTATTCGATCTTCAATCAACGCTTTCATTTGTTTTGACTCTGGTGCCGAATCTCCCCCGCCCCAcctttttgatattttctttTGATGACTTAGGCGGTGAGTCGTAGTTCTTCTGTTGGCTCAGCTTTTTTCCCATGATTATTTGCTTTATTGTCAAATGTCAAGCCCACAACAGCGACTACAGAAACAACAAACTGCGGCAGGTGATTCCGCCCAGCGCTTGGGAGTCGTGTAAACTTGAGGTATATTTTTTACTCGCCCCGGCCGCTGATGTTTCactcgctgttgttgttgtcaaaCAAAGCTTCCACTTGTTCTACGCACTGCGCATAACAATAAAAGAAGctgacaaaaaacaaaaaaaaaaatgggtagAATAAAAGAGGAACAACATTAGAGGGGGCTAAGGTGGGGCAGCCACGGCGTGGTGACAAGTGCGACAATTGTAAGAAAAACCAGAAGCGCAGAAGGGTTCAAAGTCGGCCACTTGTGACGGAGCTGGGCCAACTTGGCCAACGTTGTAGCCAGTTTGTGAGGGAAAAGGCAAACAGGTACTTACCCTACTAACCGCCACCAGCCAGCTGATAAGCTTGCGAAAAACAGTCCAATCGACCGAAATAGTTTACTGCCTTATCGATTACCTCACCCGCGTAGTTCCGAGCCAAACAGCCCGGAAGCGGAAACAAAGCTCGGCACCTGTCGCCGGGCTCCGGAGTTCAGAGTTCGCAGGTAGATTGTCTTGTATCTGGTAAGCACATATTTGAAAAGCTGCAAAAAGAGAGAGAGCCCCATTGTCTAGTGCGGAAGGAAGTAAACGTTGGGCAAGCTGCTGAACCCACGGATCCCCCGACTCGGTTTTCTTTCTGAACCTGGCTGACGAAAGACAACAGCTGCCGAGCGCAGCGTCATTGTATCATCAACAAACATCCACACACACGTATACACAAACAAtggcaacaagaacaacaaggGCAGCGAGCCAGGcccacaacaataacaaacatGAGAACATGAAAATTTTCCAAGAGCAATTTCAAAATGCGCGCAGGCGCAAACATCCAATTCCTATTTGTCGTCACGGGGGAGGCCGCCTTAGTGGGATGGCGCGGAGTTGGGAAAACAAGCCGaaggaaaacaatttaaactGAATTCCCACTAAGCAACTCAGCTAGATGTCAAAAACCCCCAGAAGCAGATCTTAATATAAGCCCAGTGTTATAAAAtgactttaaaataattattaaacattttatttaaaacaatatcaaTGAAATCAACAGATCTTAACCATAAAATAGAAGGGAAAAATTGTATCAAAGtacataaaaagtataaaaggtatattatgcttttcagttttgtttttcagtatactcattttgattttaacaatatcattaaaaccaaaattaaataaaatgataaaaaaatattataaatttatcaaattattaaaaaaagaagaattaTTTCTTCCctttcttaatatatttaatataaattatattcataTCAAAATTCACATTTCTATGGTATTTTAAACGTTTTATAAACATTCGTGTGggattcaaattttttaaggtGCTGTAAAGACTATTATGTTTCTAATCACCGGAACAGTAATTGTATCAATGTGCTAAATTCCATTCTAATAACGCCTCAATTTCCGATTTTCTGGAACTCCGATAAGGCACTGCAGATATGGGCAATATATTTACTCTACTTATAGATTTTTACTGCAAACACTATAGCGACAAACCTTTGATATTGAGCAATCGATTTGATATTTGTTCAGTGCGATAAGGTCTGGCTGTCTATTTGGCTATATAGTTCTCTCTATTAAGACATTTTCCTGGCAGGATGAGTAAATACAATGAAAGAACTATAAATGAGATTCAAATTTGTTGTGCGATGCACTTGTTGCACTGAGCAGTGCTCCTTGATGGTATAAGCCTTACGTTGAAGGATCGCCCAACAGGCTCTGGGTAACCGAAGACAAAGCCGTTATAGCACTCTGGCCCTCTGATCCGATCCGAGCTGAACTCACCCCGCCTATATGGTATATCCCTCAACCGCCTGAGACGCCGCTAAATTGTGTTAAAAACCCACCAGCCAACCGGCCAGCCAGCCATCTAGCTATCCAAACTACAGAACGAAGAAACCTCAAGATCCGAGCGGTTAGATAAACAACATGAGACAGAACGGAACGGAACGGAAAGTAAGGAGCGAACTGAACTTGGTGCAATCTTCCGCATTATGAGTAGCTGGCTGACTAAGGCTGGCAGAGGCCAGAGAAGAGGcgaggaaatggaaatggaaatgaaaatgcacTTGGCTTACAGCGGCTCGGGGCAGGTTGTTGGTGGTAGCGACATGTGGCCGGCCAGGGCAGAGAGTATCTCAGTATCTCGGGGTATCTGAGACTGGGCTCTCTGTGACTGGGCTCTAATTTCAATTGGGTTTCGTGGTTGTGGAAATTATTCAACAGCGCTAAGTACGCCCAGAGACTTGGAACTGGAACTGTCTGGCTGTCCATCCGTgtgtcttttattttatttggtctCTTTTTCTGTGTGGGGGGCACCCACGCGTGACGTGACTCTTTGGTTTGGCTCTTCTATACCTGAGCCGCTTCCGTAAAAAGTTGCCGCCgttgccgccgctgccgctgccgcttcCATTCCCATTCCTGCTCCCCTTTCCCTTTCCCTTGGCTATTCCCATGGCTTGGTTAGGGTTCGGTATATATGCTATATGGCCATATTCCCTTACCCTACCCTACCGCACCGTACCCCCGTCCATCTGCTCTGCGGTTGATTCTCTTCAAGTGCATTGAAGCAAGTTGAAGGCTATTTTTCAACTTCAAATGTTTGCTAAATGACTTTTGATGATTTGTGGTGAGCCCGCCGACTTTAACTCCGAGTTGAGGGTTGTGCGCAGGGGCAAGATAAATTAatgattatatttatttaatttcacttCGGGCCGAGTGTTGACTTGCCGTCTAATTAGCCCCCGACCAACCAGTGTCACTGAGCTGTTCCGGCTGGGATTATCTGACCATTGGCTCGATAACTTTCCCCCCAATCTGTGCTCCATCGGTTTTCCTACCGATGAGCTGGCACTTCCGTGCTCAAGTGGTTAAAGTAGTTTAAATATCTAGAACGCGGCGCTTTAAACACCAGGCAAACTAGGCAAATATTGGGTGTTTGGCTTATCTAGGCTATGACGTACGTCCCCATAAGCCAGAAACCGATCCATAATGGCAACTCTAATGGGGGAGAATCCCCGGGTGAGTCATGCGGCTGATATAGGGGAGGGCTTTGATCGCCAGAGGACAATGAACGGCGGTGATGCAAAAATGTACTCGCGTGGCCACTTCGCCTAGGGGGAGGTGACAGCGCATCGGGCGATCTGATAATAAACCGTCTGACGTTTGACATTTTTTGGcaaactttttgtttgccaaacTCAAGCAGAAGACAACGACCAGACAGACACAGAACGGCAGCGAGTTGAGTCGAGTGGAGCGGTACGGAGACAGCGACACGTGAATTGCAGATAATCAGCGTCGTGTCTGGGCCTAAAAATATGCTCCATGTAATTAGCCCCGCCAAGTGGGGATGGAGGTGCGGAGTAGGTCCCTGAATACCCTGGCCGAGGATGACTAGAAAATGACGGATAACATATCAAAGATTAATAGTTATTCCTCCTTTCAAACAAGATTTCCATTtcttaatactttttttgtgTATCAGCAAATCACCCATAACCATGATTTCATCAGTACTATTTACAAAcatgtttaaatttatattaaagtaGTATTAAAAGTATTACAATTGTAAAGGatctttataaattattatatgatTTTCGATTACAAGAGCTAAAAACCATTTAATGAATGATATAACAAATGTTTTAACTTCATAGGGTGTTCCTCATTCGGTGCTTCGCTCGGCGCTTTCCCTTTCCCATTTCCAGTCGCTGCTCCAGACAACAGCAATGTGgcaaaaataaccaaaaacgTCTCGAGCCACACGAGTCACAATGAGGCGATGGATGGGCTATAAATAAAGAGTGGCAGACTCCTGAACTCCCGGCCGTAAGTGGAAGTCACAGCAGCAGCGCCCATAGATCGCAGATCATATCCATCTTCCTGCCTAAGACTCGCTGCCCCTAACGCGAGCACATGCCCCGCGTGACTCAGAATGGCGAAATCCTCGactaatatttcaattaggcgacaaataaaaaaggagaagAGAGCGTCCAAGAGTTGATGACATGCCCAAAGTTAATAAAAAGCGGCAGAAATGTGCCTTCGGGCTTCGGGCTAAATAAATTCCATGGGACCCTAGGTGGTCGAATATTTTAACACTACCGGGCACAGGCCGTCGCCAGAAGTAGGAGCTGTCTGACCAGTGGGTTCGCTATAAGATGGGTCTCGGGATCGGGGCTGCGATCGGGATCGGTGGCAAATCTGTGGCGCTGGCGTCTGCCTTTTAATGTAGAAAACTAGTCGAGGCGCATAATTTACGACGGCCAGGATGGCCAAGTCAGCAGGATGAGCTGCAGGGGGGGCGCGGCGTTGACTTGACTTATCAATTTCACGGGAATCCAATCGATTTTTATATGAGAGCGAGCAGATAAACCGCAAAAATCAAGCAATAAAATCGCTCTGCCCAGgccgcaacaacaaaagcgaaataaaaacaacaacagtgCAAAATGCAGAGCAGCCTCAGAGGGCCAGAGGGGTTTTGGTGGGATCGAAAGGGGTTCAGGGGGCTCAGGGGGCTCCAAGGGGCTCGGAGGAGCTGGGACTGCGAAAATACCAAAACGGCAATAAATGGTGTTGATATCCCGCCAAGCGTGTGAAGACGCTAACGATGCCGCCAAAACTTGTTAACCACAAAAATTATTGCATgagatgaaataaattaaggtGGCGGCATCGGCATCGCTCCGGCTGCACCACCACCGCCATCAGCTCCACCGCCAGCGGCACCACCGAACTATCCGCGCTGCTTCCTATTCCTCGCATCCTTGCGGCGGCGACGATGGCGACGGTTCGTTCAGGCCGCCAGTGGCGACGACCCCCTGGCCCCTTCAGCCCCACACCCCCTTCGTCCCCACCCTTGTGGCCATCGCCTGCtggcctttgttgttgctgctggcggtACACTCGTGTGTGTGTACTTTCGGTGAAATGAAATGACAGACGCGGCGCAAGATGCAAATTTACCTATGGAATGTTGGCCAGGCCGAGCTCAGCTTTGTAATGCCCTACAAGGGATAAA
This window of the Drosophila biarmipes strain raj3 chromosome 3L, RU_DBia_V1.1, whole genome shotgun sequence genome carries:
- the LOC108028585 gene encoding protein vein isoform X1 → MYAQHLRKWSLKTKKQLMPLILLIISYMLLLNTCVLSSAATQLQQQQQPRLWEGSAEESSYYIPLSSDNGSGSSESSSISSSSSNIDNNILSRLLSLTSNSLSSRSNVKLEPATVFDAGSSSAAQQEQHVAAVPEQQQQQQQQQQQSMQNVPNTLINSQIYNLLYNGMPSEAASSKMRRHIQPSQLQHQQHQPHQQESLARLPSNYSSRAVQSYLIESFEVPDSQAEDRSQEQAARSRRDGSNTSVGRQQHRPGHRQQLQQDKRDHRRQRQDQRKEQQHQHRSNNNQQNKQRRKHQRKHWGHQRSERYCSARDPAQLAYAAPTVFQGVFKSMSADRRVNFSATMKVQKVYKQQHDLQLPTLVRLQFALSNNSGECDIYRERLLPRGLLRSGNDLQQASDISYMMFVQQTNPGNFTILGQPIRVTHSVVKSVKMAVSENYAQNASITSITSVPNNTTIEHGRELRIVCKVSGQPPPKVTWFKDDKSINRKRNVYQFKHHKRRSELIVRSFNSSSDAGKYECRAKNKASKAIVKRRIMIKASAVLFPLDQSRSSGTPCHFEFCFHGGTCMMIADLNAVFCRCPTEFFGERCENSMPDSRYSNSNSPEPCKNYHGGYYC
- the LOC108028585 gene encoding protein vein isoform X6; translation: MYAQHLRKWSLKTKKQLMPLILLIISYMLLLNTCVLSSAATQLQQQQQPRLWEGSAEESSYYIPLSSDNGSGSSESSSISSSSSNIDNNILSRLLSLTSNSLSSRSNVKLEPATVFDAGSSSAAQQEQHVAAVPEQQQQQQQQQQQSMQNVPNTLINSQIYNLLYNGMPSEAASSKMRRHIQPSQLQHQQHQPHQQESLARLPSNYSSRAVQSYLIESFEVPDSQAEDRSQEQAARSRRDGSNTSVGRQQHRPGHRQQLQQDKRDHRRQRQDQRKEQQHQHRSNNNQQNKQRRKHQRKHWGHQRSERYCSARDPAQLAYAAPTVFQGVFKSMSADRRVNFSATMKVQKVYKQQHDLQLPTLVRLQFALSNNSGECDIYRERLLPRGLLRSGNDLQQASDISYMMFVQQTNPGNFTILGQPIRVTHSVVKSVKMAVSENYERIDHVDHLGAE